CGGCTGCGTCCCGTCCGCCATGGCCTGCAAGCTGCACCTGTGTCCGGCCGAACGCCTCCATTAAAGCATTCTCCTCGTTCATTTTCTTATCCTAGCCTCCTTCTCCGTAGCACCCGAACTGAATGAATCCTTGAAATTATATCATTCTCCTACAAAATAACCGAATGTTTTGAATATTCACATGATATTCCTCTCCAGCAAGGTGAAATAAGTTGACCGCTGTGCTACAATATTGGAATTGCAAAGGCAATTGCTTAGGGAGGATTATAAATACACCATGCTTATTATTGGTATCGCCGGCGGGACCGGCTCCGGCAAGACAACGGTAGCGCGCTCCGTGATTGACCGTCTTGGCTCTGACAAAGTAACATTCATATCCCAGGATAACTACTATAAAGACCATTCTTACCTCAGCATGGCAGAACGCGGTGCAATTAACTATGATCACCCGCTGGCCTTCGACAACGACCTGCTGATTGAGCATCTGAATTGCCTTAAGGCCGGACAAGCCGCCTTCGCTCCGGTATATGACTTCACGGTCCATGCCCGTTCCACCGAGAAGACGGTGAGGCTGGCCCCGAACAACATCGTCATTCTGGAAGGGCTGCATGTGCTGTCGGATGAGAAGCTGCGCGAGCAGCTCAACATCAAGGTGTTCGTGGACACCGATCCCGATGTACGCATCCTGCGCCGGGTGCTGCGGGATATCGAGGAACGCGGGCGGACCATCCGTTCGATCCATACGCAATACCTCACTACGGTGAAGCCAATGCACGAGGCCTTCATCGAGCCCTCCAAGAAATACGCCGACCTGATCATCCCAGAAGGCGGACAGAATCAGGTCGGGATTGAGCTGCTGTCGGTACTGACCGAGAAGTATCTGTCCGGCGATCATCAGTGGAACTGAATGAAGCCGCGCACCGGCTGTTAGGGGTGCAAGGACCGTCCGGCAATGCCGGACGGTTTTTTTGCTGCTACGGGGAGTATATTTTTATCGGAAAACCGATTACATCGGACGGCGCGTGGGCTACCGGACGGATTGTAATCGGAAAACCGATTACATCGGGTGGCGCGTGGGCCACCGGGCGGATTGTAATCGGAAAACCGATTACATCGGGCAGCGCCTGGGCTACCGGGCGGATTGTAATCGGAAAACCGATTACATTGGGCGGTGCGTGGGCCACCGGGCGGATTGTATGCGAAGAACCGGTTAGCAATCGGTCGCCCGTAGGCGTGCTGTTCCTGAAACAACGCCGCATAAGTCACATTACCTCACACAAAACTCCTATTCACATTAGGATTTTCATCATTTTCAGCAAAACTATCAACTAATTTGTTATATTTTCTGACTGATAGCGCTTTATTTCAGAAGTAAAGGGTTGATTATTTGGGTTTCATCCAATATGATTAGTTCAATGGCAGGCATTAAAATTAAAGCGTTTTAACTTTAATGTGTTCATGGTATGGTCTGCTATAATTATTTTAATCGTTAGTTATAATTATTTTAGCAAATCCGATTTTTCATTTCCCCCTAAAGTTTAAGCGCTTATACTTTTTAAAAAGGAAAGGCTGGTGTGTCCGTGATTAAGAGTGAGAGCCGGCGGCAAACGTTCTACATGTATCTATTCATCTCCCCGTGGCTGATCGGCTTCCTGATCTTCGCCCTGTACCCGATCCTGTCTTCGCTGTACTACAGCTTCACCGACTATGATATCATTCATCCGCCCAAATTCATCGGCCTTGCCAACTACACGGAGATGTTCCACAATGAGCTGTTCTGGCGTTCTGTGAAGGTCACACTCAGGTACACCTTCATCAGTGTGCCGGTGCAGCTGCTGCTTGGCCTGGGATTCGCCCTGCTGCTGCATCAGACTATCCCCTGGCGCGGCTTCTTCCGCACAGCGATGTATTTCCCCAGCATGGTCTCTGGCGTGGCCATGTCACTCCTCTGGTACTGGATTTTCAATCCGCAGATCGGCCTCTTCAATTATATGCTCTCCTGGTTCGGCATTCACGGCCCGGCCTGGCTGATGAATCCCGATACGGCTCTTTATGCCCTAATTATCATGTCCCTCTGGACAGCTGGCTCAGGCATGATTCTCTTCCTCGCCGGTCTGCAGGGCGTTCCGGCCAGCCTGATTGAAGCCGCCAATCTGGACGGCGCAGGACGCTTCCGCATTTTCCTGAATATTACGCTGCCGATGATCTCGCCTGTCCTGCTGTTCCAGCTGATTATGGGTCTGATCGACTCCTTCCAGGTCTTCACGCAAGCCTTCGTCATGACGCAGGGCGGCCCCAATTACTCTACCTGGTTCTACGTCTACAATCTGTATACCAGTGCCTTCAAGGAATACCGCGCCGGATACTCCTCCGCGCTTGCCTGGGTGCTGCTGATTGTCGTCATGCTGTTCACGGCGGTCATTATGAGACTGTCGCGCCGTTATGTCCATTATGAAGGAGGCAACCGCCGATGAGCACCGTCAAGGCCACCCGCCCGCTTGGTCCGCCCTCCCGGCTGCACCGTAGAATCAAGCCCGTTAAGATTGCCAGCTTCACCGCGCTGCTCCTTACAACGTTCCTCATGCTGCTGCCGCTGTTCTTCATGGTCTCCACCTCGCTGAAGTCGAAACGGGAGATGCTGAGGTTCCCGCCGACCTTTCTGCCGGAGAGCTGGGCCTGGAGCAATTATACGGATATTTTTGACACGCTGCAGTTCGGCACACTGTATAAGAACAGTCTGATCATCGCCGGTTTCTCTGTATTCGGCACCCTGCTCTCATCAGCACTGGTCGCTTACGGGTTCGCCAGATACCGGGGACGCGGCAACAGCTTCTGGTTCATCCTGCTGCTGAGCACGATGATGCTGCCTTATCCGGCCATTATGATTCCGCAGTTCGTGCTGTTCTCTCAGATGCAGTGGATCGACACCTTCCTGCCGCTGATTGTCCCTGCCTTCTTCGGCTCAGCCTATAACATCTTCCTGCTGCGGCAGTTCTTCTCCACGCTGCCTGAGGAGCTGTTCGACGCTGGACGTATAGACGGCTGCGGCGAGCTGAGGATGTGGCGGACCATCGCACTGCCGTTGTCGGCGCCGGCGCTGGCGACGGTTGCGATCTTTGCTTTTATCTATAGCTGGAATGATCTGTTGACCCCTGTGCTCTATCTAAGCTCATCGGACAAATTCACACTTCCGGTCGGAATGGCCTCCCTCACCTCATCGCGCTTCCGCATTCCGCCGTGGCATCTGCTGATGGTCGCCTCCGTCCTGGCTATGGTTCCAATCGTCACCCTGTTCGCCATCGCCCAGAAGCAGTTCGTCGAAGGCATCGTACTGACCGGTATCAAGTAAGACATCAAAGCAATCCGGGTTACCACACTTGAAATCAGGAGGGATTGGACAATGAACAATATCACGAAAAGTAAAAGGTATGCGCTGCTGCTGGCAACAGCCCTGACAGTAACTACAATCTTGGCGGGCTGCGGCGGCGGCAAGTCGGCAGGCAATGTGGCGGATGGAGACAGCGGAGCCGGGAATACTGGCGATCCGGGGAAGCAAGTGACGATATCCCACTATACGATTGATTCCGAGGACCGGACTTTTATCGAGAAGCTGATCCCGGATTTCGAGAAGGCGCATCCGAACATCAAGGTCAAGGTAGAGAAGGCACCGTATGAGCAATTCGACAGCAAGCTGCAGACACTGATTGCCGGCGGTAATTCCCCGGATGTGACGAGTCATTACGGATACGGCGGTTTTGCCGAATATTATAACAAGGGTATGCTGCTGGATCTGACGGACCTCATTAAGGAGGACGGCTTCAAGGCGGAGGACTACAGCATCCCTGAGAATCTGATGAAAATCTATACTGTAAACGGTCATACTTACGGCATACCTGTTAATATGTACGTCACCTTGATGCTCTACAACAAGGATATGTTCGATGCCGCAGGCGTCTCCTACCCGCCAAGCGATTATGAAGATAAGAGCTGGACATTTGACCGCATGGTGGAGGATGCCAGGAAGATGACGCTCGTCTCGGACGATATTGCCAAAACACAGTACGGCGTAGACTTCACCTGGGCGGAGCGGGATATGCGGCCGTTGTACTTCGGGGCTGAGCCTTACTCCGAGGATACCTGGACCAACGGCGGCGTCCCGTCCGAGACGCATTTTGATTCCCCGGAGGTGATCGCCGCGTACCAGAAGCTGTTCGACCTTGTGTTCAAGGAGAAGGTATCCCCAACCTCTGAATGGAGCAAAAGCGTTGCCGGACAGAACGGCGACCCGTTCGTCGCAGGCAAGATCGGCATGTCCATCGGCGGCTCCTGGAACCTCGCGGGGGCTAACGACTTCCCGTTCAAAATCGGCGTAGCCGCCGTGCCTTGGGGAGGCAACGACAAGGTGCGCAGCACGCTGTTCGTTGATCCGCTGCTGATACTGAAGGACTCGAAGCATCCGAAGGAGGCTTTTGAATGGATCAAATATCTGATGACCACTGAAGTCCAGGAGAAGTCCATCGAGCTGAGCGGCGGCAATCCGCCTGTGAATACGGAAGCGGCTGAGGTGTATTACAAGCATTTCGACGGCATTGATCCGGAGGATGTGAAGAAGGTCTACGAGGGCGCGGCCAAATACGGCTATGAATCCTACAACCATCTAATCACCAACTACTCGCAGATCAACGACATGTTCATCAATGAGCTGCAGCCGGTCGAGACAGGGCACAAGACCCTGGAAGAGGTGATGCCGGTGATTCAGAAGAAGGTCACGGAGATCATCAAGCGGTAGCGGACCGGCGATGGTTATATGTTTAGCGGAACCCCGGTGCGGCCTGTATACTGGAGATAGAACAAGTGGAAACGGCTTTGCCGTCCTTTTAAAGGGCGGTACCGTTTCAGCGAGAAATAGAAGGATAAGTTATCGTGTGAAACATATAAATTCTTATATTTTATAAGCACCGGCAAATCCGCCGCAAGGAGCGCTTGAGATGAAAGTGAGTATTTTTGATGTGGCCAAAAAATCAGGGCTGTCCGTGGTCACCGTATCACGGGTCTTAAACGGAGCAACGTCAGTGCGGGAGAGCAACCGCCAGAAGGTGCTCGACGCGATCAAGGAGCTGGATTACCGCCCGAATGCGGCAGCCCGCAGTCTGGCCAGCGGCAAGACCGGCATCATCGGCCTGATCGTAACGACCCTGCAGGACTCCTTCTTCGATGCCGTGGTCAAGGAGCTGAATGAGACGTTGGCCCTGCACGGGTATTATCTGGCTATCTCTGTGTCAGATGGCATCGGCTCCGGCGAGAGCCACTATCTGATCCAGGAAGACCGGGTGGACGGACTCATCCTGCTATCGCCGATTAATGAGGACCATTATATTGTCGAGCTGAAGCGCCGGGGCATTCCCTATGTGCTGATCGACAACCAGCTGCCGGAGAATGACAGCTACTCCATCACCATCGACAACTTCAAGGGCGGGTATGCCGCAGCCAGCCACCTGCTGGAGCTGGGGCATACCTCCATCGCCCATCTCTGCGGGCAGGAGATGTTCCGCAGTACGCGGGAGCGTCGCGCGGGCTTCCTGCAGGCGCTGCAGGAGCAGGGCCTCGCCCCGTTCGAGATCGTGCACGGCGAATTCGAGATCGCCATGGGCTATGATACCGTGCAGCGCTGGCTTGCTGAGGCTAAGCTGCCGGGGGCCGTATTCGCCGGAGATGACAATATCGCCCTCGGGGTGATCAATGCCCTGATGGAGGCGGGCGTTCAGGTGCCGGAGGAGGTTGCTGTAGTCGGCTACGACGACCACTATATCGCCTCCCAGCTCCACCCGCATCTGACCACCGTGCGCCAGCCGGCGGACAAGATCGGAGTTGCCGCCGCCGACATGCTGCTGCGCCGGATCAGCGGAGAGATGAAGCGCGGCTCCGCTGTCCGGATCGACCCGGAGCTGATTGTGCGGGAATCCACCCGCGGGGGCGCGAATATTCAGCGCTAGTTGTATTCTATACACTTTGAACACGTTTAGGAGTGACAAACATTGGCTTACTACTTGGGGATCGATGGGGGAGGCAGCAAAACCTACGCCCTGCTATGCGATGAGCATGGACATATTCTTGGCAAGGGCAGGAGCGGCAACGGCAATCACCAGACCAGCGTGCAGCAGGCTGAAGCAAGCATCCGCGAAGCAGCATCCGGCGCGCTGGCCGAAGCCGGGCTCCGGCTGGATCAGCTCCGCCATGCCTGCCTTGGGCTGGCCGGGGCGGACCGCCAGACCGATTATAATATTCTGCATCCGATGATCCGCCGGATCGGCTTCACGAATTACACGATCAGCGGCGATACGATGATCGGCCTGCGGGCGGGGACGGACCGCCCCTACGGCGTAGCCCTGATCTGCGGCACCGGCACTAATGCGGCAGGCCTGAGTCCGCAGGGCCGCCACTTCCAGTGCGGCGGCTTCGATTATATGTACGGCGATTTCGGCGGCGGCGGCGCGCTGAATATCGAGGTGTTCCGAACAGTCATCCGGGCCTGGGACGGCCGTGAGGGCTCCACACTGCTGACGGAGCCGCTCCTGAAGCTGCTCGGCTATAAGCGGGTGGATGACATGTACGATGACTTCCTCGATCACGGGAAGCAGGTGCCGCTGGATGCGGCCCGCCTGCTTTTCCCGGCAGCGTCGGAGGGCGATGCCCCAGCGCTTGCGATCCTGAACCGCCAAGGCGTAGAGCTGGGCAAGGCCGCAGCGGCCGTCATTCATCGTCTCAGCATGGAGAACGATGAATTCGATGTTGTGCTGGCCGGCAGCCTGCTGACCCGGGGCGACCGGGGCTGGATTCGCGGTCCGATTGAGCAGGCCGTGCATGAAGCGGCGCCAGGCGCGTCAGTAGTCACCCTCTCCACCGAGCCTGTGGTCGGCGCTCTATGGTCAGCGCTTGAGGGGGACGGGATCACCGTCAACCAGGCTATGTATGAGACGATGCGTGCTTACAGGGAGTTCGAGCTTATTCCCACTACCACCAGACAGGAGTGATTCATTGTGACAGCGAACCAAGGTCTTAAGATTGCCGTCATCGGCGGAGGGTCTTCTTATACTCCAGAACTGGTAGAAGGCTTCATTCTGCATCATAAGGAGCTGCCGGTCCGGGAGCTATGGCTTGTAGATATTGAGGCAGGCCTGCATAAGCTGAACATCGTGGGCGCTCTGGCGAAGCGTATGGTGGAGAAGTCCGGCCTGCCGATCGAGGTCCATCTTACCACGGATCGCCGCGAGGCCATTGCCGGTGCGGACTTCGTCAGCACGCAGATCCGTGTCGGGATGCTGGATGCCCGTGCCCGCGACGAGGCGATTCCGCTGAAATACGGCGTGATCGGCCAAGAGACAACCGGCCCCGGCGGCATGCTGAAGGCGCTGCGCACCATCCCGGTCATTCTCGGTATCTGCCGGGATATCGAGGAGCTGGCACCGGACGCCTGGCTGCTCAACTTCACTAACCCCGCAGGCATGGTTACCGAAGCCGTGCTGCGGTACTCCAAGGTGAAGAGCATCGGCCTGTGCAATGCCCCCATCGGCTTGATCAAGCAGGTATCGGCTAAATATGACGCTGCCCCGGAACGGATCTACGCCGAGTTCGTTGGCCTGAACCACCTGCACTGGATTACCCGGATTGATGTGGAGGGTGAAGACAAGCTGCAGGAGATGCTGGAGGATACCGCCGGCTACAGTGCAAAGAATGTTCCGGCACGCGAATGGAACCCGGAGTTCCTGCAATCGCTGCACGCCTTGCCTTCGTATTATCTGAAGTACTTCTACATGACCGATGCGATGCTCGCGGAGCAGCAGGAAGCCGCTGCGCAAGGCGGGAACCGCGCTGAAGTCGTCAAGCGGGTGGAAGAGGAGCTGTTCGCCATCTACGGCGACCTTGCGCTGGACGAGAAGCCGAAGCAGCTGGAGCAGCGCGGCGGAGCCTTTTATTCGGAAGCGGCTGTGAACCTGATGCGCTCGCTCTATAACGGGACCAATGATATTCAGACGCTGAATGTGGCAAACCGGGGCATCTTAAACTTCCTGCCGGACGATGCCAGCATCGAGGTGAACTGCGTCGTCACGAAGACTGGCCCCCTTCCGCTGCCGCTGACGAAGATTCCGCCGATGGCCAAGGGACTGATTCACGCCGTTAAAGTCTACGAGCAGCTCGCCATCGACGCCGCTGTCACCGGAGACCGCAGCCTGGCCATTCAAGCCCTGGCACACCACCCGCTTGTCCCTTCCGTGGAGGTTGCCATCGCCATGCTGGATGAGATGCTGGAGGCGAACAGGGAGTATCTGCCGGCTTTTTTCGCTCAGGACTAATTCCTTAACATCAATAAAGAGCCTATGCTAAACCACAGATCCTTCTGCGGCCGCACAGGCTCTTCTCTTATTTCGTAATCATATAGCGGTAGGTTTCGCCCTTTATCCCGAAGTCCGCATATAGCGGCTTGCCGCTGGACTTCACTTCATCGGGAACCTCAGCCAGGAACACCAGCGTGCCGTTCTTCAGCGGTTCAATCCTCGAAAGACTGGTATAGGTGAAGTCTTCCCCGCCTTTCTCTTCAATGGTATCGAAGGTACTATACTCGTATTTATTGTCGTATTTGACCTTCACATCCGCTACTTCGTCTGCATTCATAGCTTCACCTGCCAGGTTCTTCACTTTCAGTGTGATCGCCAGATAGGTTGTGCCCGGTTCCTTGGCTTCATAGTAGGTGTAGAAAGATCCCGGATTTGATGGAATAATCTTCTTGCCAAAAGAGGTCTTGGTAACGGTATACTCACCCGTCCCCTCAATAACCAGCGGCGTGCCTTTTACGATCTGCTTGTGTTCATCGCCGGAATCAGCCGCTGCGGGGTTGTCTCCGGTAGTAAGAAGTTCAGCCGTACCGCCCTCCTCTTCCGCTGTCACAGGCTTTACCAGGCTCTCCTTTAACATTTCATTCTGTTCTTTTAGGAACTTGTTCTCCTTCTGCAGCTCACTAACCTCTGTCTTCAGCTTCTCCATATCTTCTGATGAGGGACCTGCATTGTCTGAAGAACACCCGGTTACAGTTACGGCAAGCATGGCGGCAGCAAGCCAGAGGCCCCCTGATTTCATTTTCATAACACACCCCAATATTTGTATTTAATCCTTCACTATTATAAGACATCTCCGGCGTAAGAGATTGAAAAATATGTAACATATTCGCAGCGAGTGTCGAATGAAATAACGGATGGCTGATGCGAGCCGTTATCTTCAACCCCTGTGCTGCTTACGGTACTGGAGGGGAGAACGCCCTGTGGTGGCCTTGAATACGCGCCCGAAATGGGCAATGCTCTCAAATCCTGTCTCCGCCGCCACCCGGGTGATCGGCCACTTCGTCTGTGTAAGCAGCGCCTTCGCCTCACGGATGCGGACAACATTCAGGTATTCAATGATAGTGAAGCCTGTCGTCTGCTTGAAAATCCGGCACAGATACGTTGCGCTGATGAAGAACCGCTCGGCAATTCCCCCAAGGCTCAGCCGCTCGCTGTAATGGTTGTCCAGATACTCGATGATGCTGTACACCCGGCGCTGCCCCTCGCTCTGCTCCGGTGAGACCAGGTCGGGCTTCGCCCTCTGTATCCGCTCCAGCGTAATCAGCAGTTGCAGCAGCAGCGTTCTTGTATACTCAGTGCTCCATCGCAGGCTCTCCTTTTGTTCCTCCTGCATCGCTTGGAGCAGATCTGTGATGACTCCCTGTTCATGGGCCGTGGGCCGCAGCAGGAAGCTCTCACCTTCGAACACATTCATCCAGTCTGCCCGGGGTGCCACCGGCTCCAGGTAGGTATCATTGAAGCTGATCAGCACCCGCTCATGCGGCAGATGGCTTCCGCCGGTTGTACGGTGCAGGTGATTTTTGTTAATAAATACGAGGTCTCCAGCCTCCAACGCATACCTTCCGTTGCGGATATAATAGTGACGCTGCCCGGACAGCAGATAATAGATTTCGTAGAAATCATGGAAATGGTCGGTGTCCATATTGAAATATCCGATGCGCTTCAGCTGCTCAATCTGAAAGATAGGTTCCACCCTGCACTATGCCCCCTGCCAGGATAAGATATGCACACTTTTGAGTTAAAAAGACTAAATACCGTTCACTTTCTGCATTTTCTATACTATAAAATAGAATCAAATCCAAGTAAATGGAGTGATCCCCTTGTCCAAAAAGAAATATGCACTTGTCGGCACCGGCGGCCGGGCTGAATTTTTCTATGGCGCTCTTGTTACCGCTTACAACGAAACCTCCGAGCTGGTGGCCTTCTGTGATGTCAATCAGACGCGGATGAATTTCGCCAATCATATGCTTACAAGCAAATACGATTACCATGAGGTCCCTACGTACAAGGCAGAAGACTTCGACCGGATGA
The window above is part of the Paenibacillus sp. FSL H8-0048 genome. Proteins encoded here:
- the udk gene encoding uridine kinase, encoding MLIIGIAGGTGSGKTTVARSVIDRLGSDKVTFISQDNYYKDHSYLSMAERGAINYDHPLAFDNDLLIEHLNCLKAGQAAFAPVYDFTVHARSTEKTVRLAPNNIVILEGLHVLSDEKLREQLNIKVFVDTDPDVRILRRVLRDIEERGRTIRSIHTQYLTTVKPMHEAFIEPSKKYADLIIPEGGQNQVGIELLSVLTEKYLSGDHQWN
- a CDS encoding carbohydrate ABC transporter permease translates to MSVIKSESRRQTFYMYLFISPWLIGFLIFALYPILSSLYYSFTDYDIIHPPKFIGLANYTEMFHNELFWRSVKVTLRYTFISVPVQLLLGLGFALLLHQTIPWRGFFRTAMYFPSMVSGVAMSLLWYWIFNPQIGLFNYMLSWFGIHGPAWLMNPDTALYALIIMSLWTAGSGMILFLAGLQGVPASLIEAANLDGAGRFRIFLNITLPMISPVLLFQLIMGLIDSFQVFTQAFVMTQGGPNYSTWFYVYNLYTSAFKEYRAGYSSALAWVLLIVVMLFTAVIMRLSRRYVHYEGGNRR
- a CDS encoding carbohydrate ABC transporter permease is translated as MSTVKATRPLGPPSRLHRRIKPVKIASFTALLLTTFLMLLPLFFMVSTSLKSKREMLRFPPTFLPESWAWSNYTDIFDTLQFGTLYKNSLIIAGFSVFGTLLSSALVAYGFARYRGRGNSFWFILLLSTMMLPYPAIMIPQFVLFSQMQWIDTFLPLIVPAFFGSAYNIFLLRQFFSTLPEELFDAGRIDGCGELRMWRTIALPLSAPALATVAIFAFIYSWNDLLTPVLYLSSSDKFTLPVGMASLTSSRFRIPPWHLLMVASVLAMVPIVTLFAIAQKQFVEGIVLTGIK
- a CDS encoding ABC transporter substrate-binding protein; the encoded protein is MNNITKSKRYALLLATALTVTTILAGCGGGKSAGNVADGDSGAGNTGDPGKQVTISHYTIDSEDRTFIEKLIPDFEKAHPNIKVKVEKAPYEQFDSKLQTLIAGGNSPDVTSHYGYGGFAEYYNKGMLLDLTDLIKEDGFKAEDYSIPENLMKIYTVNGHTYGIPVNMYVTLMLYNKDMFDAAGVSYPPSDYEDKSWTFDRMVEDARKMTLVSDDIAKTQYGVDFTWAERDMRPLYFGAEPYSEDTWTNGGVPSETHFDSPEVIAAYQKLFDLVFKEKVSPTSEWSKSVAGQNGDPFVAGKIGMSIGGSWNLAGANDFPFKIGVAAVPWGGNDKVRSTLFVDPLLILKDSKHPKEAFEWIKYLMTTEVQEKSIELSGGNPPVNTEAAEVYYKHFDGIDPEDVKKVYEGAAKYGYESYNHLITNYSQINDMFINELQPVETGHKTLEEVMPVIQKKVTEIIKR
- a CDS encoding LacI family DNA-binding transcriptional regulator, which produces MKVSIFDVAKKSGLSVVTVSRVLNGATSVRESNRQKVLDAIKELDYRPNAAARSLASGKTGIIGLIVTTLQDSFFDAVVKELNETLALHGYYLAISVSDGIGSGESHYLIQEDRVDGLILLSPINEDHYIVELKRRGIPYVLIDNQLPENDSYSITIDNFKGGYAAASHLLELGHTSIAHLCGQEMFRSTRERRAGFLQALQEQGLAPFEIVHGEFEIAMGYDTVQRWLAEAKLPGAVFAGDDNIALGVINALMEAGVQVPEEVAVVGYDDHYIASQLHPHLTTVRQPADKIGVAAADMLLRRISGEMKRGSAVRIDPELIVRESTRGGANIQR
- a CDS encoding N-acetylglucosamine kinase translates to MAYYLGIDGGGSKTYALLCDEHGHILGKGRSGNGNHQTSVQQAEASIREAASGALAEAGLRLDQLRHACLGLAGADRQTDYNILHPMIRRIGFTNYTISGDTMIGLRAGTDRPYGVALICGTGTNAAGLSPQGRHFQCGGFDYMYGDFGGGGALNIEVFRTVIRAWDGREGSTLLTEPLLKLLGYKRVDDMYDDFLDHGKQVPLDAARLLFPAASEGDAPALAILNRQGVELGKAAAAVIHRLSMENDEFDVVLAGSLLTRGDRGWIRGPIEQAVHEAAPGASVVTLSTEPVVGALWSALEGDGITVNQAMYETMRAYREFELIPTTTRQE
- a CDS encoding 6-phospho-beta-glucosidase is translated as MTANQGLKIAVIGGGSSYTPELVEGFILHHKELPVRELWLVDIEAGLHKLNIVGALAKRMVEKSGLPIEVHLTTDRREAIAGADFVSTQIRVGMLDARARDEAIPLKYGVIGQETTGPGGMLKALRTIPVILGICRDIEELAPDAWLLNFTNPAGMVTEAVLRYSKVKSIGLCNAPIGLIKQVSAKYDAAPERIYAEFVGLNHLHWITRIDVEGEDKLQEMLEDTAGYSAKNVPAREWNPEFLQSLHALPSYYLKYFYMTDAMLAEQQEAAAQGGNRAEVVKRVEEELFAIYGDLALDEKPKQLEQRGGAFYSEAAVNLMRSLYNGTNDIQTLNVANRGILNFLPDDASIEVNCVVTKTGPLPLPLTKIPPMAKGLIHAVKVYEQLAIDAAVTGDRSLAIQALAHHPLVPSVEVAIAMLDEMLEANREYLPAFFAQD
- a CDS encoding bZIP transcription factor; the protein is MKMKSGGLWLAAAMLAVTVTGCSSDNAGPSSEDMEKLKTEVSELQKENKFLKEQNEMLKESLVKPVTAEEEGGTAELLTTGDNPAAADSGDEHKQIVKGTPLVIEGTGEYTVTKTSFGKKIIPSNPGSFYTYYEAKEPGTTYLAITLKVKNLAGEAMNADEVADVKVKYDNKYEYSTFDTIEEKGGEDFTYTSLSRIEPLKNGTLVFLAEVPDEVKSSGKPLYADFGIKGETYRYMITK
- a CDS encoding AraC family transcriptional regulator, whose protein sequence is MEPIFQIEQLKRIGYFNMDTDHFHDFYEIYYLLSGQRHYYIRNGRYALEAGDLVFINKNHLHRTTGGSHLPHERVLISFNDTYLEPVAPRADWMNVFEGESFLLRPTAHEQGVITDLLQAMQEEQKESLRWSTEYTRTLLLQLLITLERIQRAKPDLVSPEQSEGQRRVYSIIEYLDNHYSERLSLGGIAERFFISATYLCRIFKQTTGFTIIEYLNVVRIREAKALLTQTKWPITRVAAETGFESIAHFGRVFKATTGRSPLQYRKQHRG